The Candidatus Nomurabacteria bacterium genomic sequence AAAGTTGGCGTTGGCGTATCTAAAGGCCAAGACGTTCAGACTGCCATTGCAAAAGCTACTGACGTCGCTAAAAAGAATTTGATTGTCGTACCTATTGCAAACGACACGATTCCTCACGATGTTGAGATGAAACTGTCAGGCGCACACGTGCTCATCAAGCCCGCTGCTCCTGGTACAGGTGTCATCGCCGGCGGTGTTGTCCGTCAAATCATCGGCGTGACTGGTATTCACAACATGCTTTCAAAGTCACTTGGTTCAACCAACAAAGTGAACATCGCTTATGCGACGATTAACGCACTAAAGAGCCTGGTACCGAAAGATCAGTGGCTTAATGCCGAAAAGTCAGCCAAGAAGGCCCCTAAAGCCGAGAAGGAGACTAAATAATGACTAAGTACAACGAACTACAAGTTGCCGCAAAGAAGTCACGCAAGCGCGTTGGCCGCGGTATCGCTGCAGGCCAGGGTAAAACCGCTGGTCGTGGTACCAAGGGTCAAGGCTCTCGTACGGGTAAAAAATTGAGCGCTACCTTCATGGGCGGCCAAACGTCTATGGTTCAGGCCGTGCCAAAGAGTCGTGGCTTCAAGAGCATGCGCACTCCTGCACAGATAGTCTACCTAGACCACCTGAACGCTTTCAAAGGCAAAACCGTCGACAACATGACACTGTTTGAAAATGGCTACATCTCGACACCATTCCACACGGTCAAAGTTATCGCTCGCGGTGAACTGACAGAAAAGGTTAACCTGAAAGTACAGGGTGCCAGCAAGTCAGTACAGGAAGCTATCGTTAAAGCCGGTGGTACATTTGAAAAGGTTCCTACACCTATCAAAAAATCTACCAAAGCAGCTGAAGCAGCAGATAAATAGTAGAAAACACATAAAACAGCGCTCTTTCGGGAGCGTTGTTTTATATTTGATTTTATGATTTAATATTATTTGTCCACATATCCCTTCGACAACATGGAATAACATGGATGTAGCTACAGAAATCCAAGTAGTAAAAGTTGCGCCAATCACGTTCATCGTCACAGTCAACGCTACCAGCGTTCAAAATGTGAGTAGTTGGAAATCCGACTTGATGCGAAGACACTGCGGCGTCGCTGAAGTAACAGTCGCAAGCGGGTTCCACGTTCCGGGCGTTCGAGGTCTCGTCAACGAGATCAAAATCACCATGGACGCCGACGCAGACTATCAACAACTTTGCGCACTTCGCGCAGAACTTAAAGCCTAACAATCAAGGCATCGCCCCGACCATTCACAGTGAGCCACGCTCATGAGAAGAAGCGGGGCTTATTTATTTGTTGGCGCTTAACAACACACGCTACTTACGTAGTGAAGGTTCATTTATTGAAGCCTTGTTTAAAAATATCTCACAAGACTAGCCGAAATTTCGCTCCAGTTCTGCTATAATAGATACAAATATTGTGAGAAATGACTGACATAGGAAGCACTACTGAACATGAACTGGAAAACTATCTTTCGATCACTAAAAAACCGTGACATGCAAAAACGCCTTGGCGTCGTGTTGGCGCTCATAGTCGTATATCGATTCTTAGCGCACATACCCGTACCGCTTGCAGAACCAACCAAACTTAAACAAGTTATTGATTCAGTGGTGAACGCTAGCGACTTTGGCGGATTTTTGAATCTGCTATCTGGTGGCGCACTCGCAAGCTTCTCAATCGTACTAGTGGGAATGAGCCCGTTCATTACGGCAAGCATCATTACTCAGCTTTTGACCAAAGCCATACCAAAGCTAGAAGAGCTACATAAAGACGGCGAATCAGGTCGTCGAAAGATCAACCAGTGGACACGCCTCATTACTGTTCCTTTGGCCATAGTCCAATCAATCGCCTTCATCTATATCTTGCGCCAGACTGTTTTGGCGGGCAACACAACAGTCCTTAATAACACGTCAGCGTTAGAGTGGGTCGTAGCTGTCTTGGCGATGACCGTAGGCGCAGTACTACTGATGTGGCTCGGTGAGCTCATGACAGAGCAAGGTATAGGTAACGGTATTTCTATGGTGATTTTTGCCGGCATCATCAGCCAACTTCCAAATACGATGGCGTCCCTTGGGGCCTCCCTAACGGACACTTCTCATGGCACGCTCAACGTCTTTGGATGGTTTCACATACCCGTCAATCCAACCTCATTTTGGGTGTCAATTGTCATCGGAATCGCCTCGCTCATCGTTCTGTATATACTCGTAAAGATCAACGAAGCGCAGCGTGTCATCACTATTAACTACGCCAAGCGCGTGCAGGGCAACAGCAACTACGGTGGCGTAAAGAGCATTCTACCGATTAAACTCATTGCTGCCGGCGTGATTCCAGTCATCTTTGCCGTCGCGTTCCTTAGCCTTCCAGCCTTCGTCGGCCAAGTTTTAAAAGCTACCGGCAACGCGCAATATCTTGATCTCGCCAACAACCTGATCACATGGTTCCAAGCGCCACAGCCTGGACAGTTTACGGGCGATACATTAAGCGCGCTCATTTACCCAGCCAGCTACTTTGCGCTTGTTATAATCTTTACGTACTTCTATACGGGCATCGTCTTTAATAGCAACGAAATCGCCGAGAACCTGCAAAAGCAAGGTGGCTTCATAGAGGGCGTTCGACCAGGTATCCAGACAGAGAAATACCTGTCACAAACCGTCAACCGACTCATCCTCTTCGGATCAATCGTACTCGGCGTTATCGCTGTCATGCCGTTCATAGCTGAGTACTTGTTTGCACGATTCGGCGTCACAGGTATACAAAACCTCGCCATCGGTGGCACGGGTATCCTCATTGTTGTTTCAGTAGCTCTCGAAAGCTTGCGTCAGATCAATTCACGCGCGCTCATGGTTACTTACGACGACTACAAATAATAATACGTAGTCTGGCGTACTACTTTGTTAAAACCACAGCATTTTATCAGTGATGCTCATGCTATAATTATTGCAAATGGCGAGCGGTCTATACATTGACCAGAAGAGGGATTTTCATGTTGTCAGGTGGCTGATTATTCTTGGTGTTGTTTTGCTGCTTGCGGCCACTGGCTACTACGCATACGAATGGTATACTACGGGCGCCCGACCACCACTCGTGCCGTTGCCGGCTGTCGCATATGCCGATCCGTCAGTCAACGAGACACCCATCACAAAGAAACAAATCAACGACTACAAAGTGCCCGCGACGCATCCGCGCTACATCAGCATACCTGCACTTGGTATAACAAAAGCTCGCGTCGTGATTGTCGGCCTACTTAAAAATAACGAGCTCGACACGCCACTTCACATAGACGACACAGCTTGGTACGACAAGAGTGCCTTTCCTGGCCAAGGATACGGAGTGGTCTTGATAGACGGGCACAATGGCGGCATTAGCCGTGATGGTATTTTCGTACATCTCGACAAGCTAAAGAACGGCGATACCATTACCATAGAGCGCGGCGACGGCAAAAAGTTCACTTATGACGTCGTTGAAAACCGCACAGTATCACTCAAAGAGGCAAATACGACTGGCATGAATCGCCTGCTTGAACCATATAACTCCAACAAAGAAGGCTTAGGTCTCATTACTTGTGCTGGCACCTGGATACCTCGAGATCATGTATTTAACGAACGCATAATGGTTCGCGCGGTAGCCGAATAAGCCTGTGCTTTAGACGGGCGCCCTAAAGTGTTATAGTGTTGTCATCTGCCAGAGGTCGCCAATATCGAATATCGTATTGACGCGAACCCGACAGGCAGCGTACCTGAGAGGAATATATGACGAAATTTGACTTGATCCCAGAGCCGGTGCGGCAACGTAAGTTAGTCAATGCGAACGCTGCGTTTTCGTCCATTGAGTATCCGAGTGCCACAGAAGTAATCGACGTACTTGTCATGAACAGAATCGCTGTTCTCCTTGCCGAATATTCATATTTTATCCGGTCTGGAGATATGACGTTAAGAACGGTGCTACTCAAGTGGGTACGCGACAGTGAAGACAGCGACTTTGTCATACTATTACGGGGAGAAGACATCCACGAGCTGGGCATGCGACTGCACGAGGACGGTAATTGGCCGTCGCGCCAGTCAAGGCTTATAGAGGTTCTAAATGTCGTAAGTAAATCGTTAGACAAACGAGGCCTTTTGGAGGTTCTAAAGAGCATCCACATAAAGCTGTCAGCCACTAGTGGAGCACAGCCCGTAGATGATGTCATCATATTCGAAACAATGCCGTAAACGGCACCCCCGTCACGTGGCGGGGGCTTTCATTTCAGCACCTTGACGAAGCGTAGTGATTTACTTAAAATAAGAAGTACATTTTATGATCGCGGTCAAAACGCGAAAGTCTTTGCTAGAAACCCCTTTACTACTCTTGAATTATTGTGTATAATGAATCGTTGTTAACTATGGCGAGTCAAAAGGAAGTAATTAAACTAGTCGGCAAGGTCGTGGAGGCCCTGCCTAATACTCAGTTTAAGGTCGAACTTGAGAATGGCCATACCGTCCTGGGACACATTTCGGGCAAGATGCGCAAGCATTACATCCGATTGGTGCCAGGCGACAGAGTGGAAGTCG encodes the following:
- the rpsE gene encoding 30S ribosomal protein S5, translating into MAEQATAQTTPRTGSPQRGGGQRGGRRDDRRAQVPQEPKEFEEIVINIDRVARVVKGGRRFRFKALVVVGNNKGKVGVGVSKGQDVQTAIAKATDVAKKNLIVVPIANDTIPHDVEMKLSGAHVLIKPAAPGTGVIAGGVVRQIIGVTGIHNMLSKSLGSTNKVNIAYATINALKSLVPKDQWLNAEKSAKKAPKAEKETK
- the rplO gene encoding 50S ribosomal protein L15 → MTKYNELQVAAKKSRKRVGRGIAAGQGKTAGRGTKGQGSRTGKKLSATFMGGQTSMVQAVPKSRGFKSMRTPAQIVYLDHLNAFKGKTVDNMTLFENGYISTPFHTVKVIARGELTEKVNLKVQGASKSVQEAIVKAGGTFEKVPTPIKKSTKAAEAADK
- the secY gene encoding preprotein translocase subunit SecY, encoding MNWKTIFRSLKNRDMQKRLGVVLALIVVYRFLAHIPVPLAEPTKLKQVIDSVVNASDFGGFLNLLSGGALASFSIVLVGMSPFITASIITQLLTKAIPKLEELHKDGESGRRKINQWTRLITVPLAIVQSIAFIYILRQTVLAGNTTVLNNTSALEWVVAVLAMTVGAVLLMWLGELMTEQGIGNGISMVIFAGIISQLPNTMASLGASLTDTSHGTLNVFGWFHIPVNPTSFWVSIVIGIASLIVLYILVKINEAQRVITINYAKRVQGNSNYGGVKSILPIKLIAAGVIPVIFAVAFLSLPAFVGQVLKATGNAQYLDLANNLITWFQAPQPGQFTGDTLSALIYPASYFALVIIFTYFYTGIVFNSNEIAENLQKQGGFIEGVRPGIQTEKYLSQTVNRLILFGSIVLGVIAVMPFIAEYLFARFGVTGIQNLAIGGTGILIVVSVALESLRQINSRALMVTYDDYK
- a CDS encoding class F sortase codes for the protein MASGLYIDQKRDFHVVRWLIILGVVLLLAATGYYAYEWYTTGARPPLVPLPAVAYADPSVNETPITKKQINDYKVPATHPRYISIPALGITKARVVIVGLLKNNELDTPLHIDDTAWYDKSAFPGQGYGVVLIDGHNGGISRDGIFVHLDKLKNGDTITIERGDGKKFTYDVVENRTVSLKEANTTGMNRLLEPYNSNKEGLGLITCAGTWIPRDHVFNERIMVRAVAE
- the infA gene encoding translation initiation factor IF-1, whose translation is MASQKEVIKLVGKVVEALPNTQFKVELENGHTVLGHISGKMRKHYIRLVPGDRVEVELTPYDLTKGRISFRLKDEPRPVEAA